The genomic region ATATGTTTAACAATTTGTTAAGAATAACTAAATAGTCGTTTTATTCTGTTAAACGTCGTGCGGACCGTTCGGGCCGACGCTCCCGCGACCCGATTCTTGGGCGTGCGCCTCACGCTCGAGGAGGAGGCGCTCCTCGAACAGTTCCGTACCTCGAACGAGCTCCGGACGCGCTCGGAGGCCGTGCGCGCGCTCGTCCGCGGAGCGAGCGAACCTCGTCCCGCGGACGTCGCGGTACCCGCGACCCTTCGCAACGAGCTCGAGGAGATCGTCGAGGACGGCTACTCCCGGGACCTGGACAGCGCGGTGACGCTGGTCCTCACGCTCGGGCTATCGGAGCTCGGCCGGATCCACGCGGAACGTCTCGCGGCGCTGCGCGAACACGCGCGCAGTTCCGCCGGTCGCCGCGAGAACCGACGCCGGGCGGACCGCGAGGGACGGGGGCTCCTCGGGCGGTAGGCTCCCAACCAAGGGTGGGTTGCAGCATGGAAACGATCGGGAAGGCGTGGAGCGCGCGGAGCGGATTCATCTGCCGGCTGTGCCGTCAGGACGCCAAGCATAATGAGGTGCTGCACATCTCCTACTGCCCCGTCCACGGGCTCAGCTCGCCGCTCGATGCGCTGCCGTGGCGACCGGAGTTGAGAGCATCGCGCGCCTCTACACCCGGACCGGCGACCGAGGCACGACCGGTCTCGCCGGTGGTGCGCGCGTAGACAAGGACTCGGCGCGGATCCGCGCCTACGGCACGTTCGACGAGCTGGGCGCGCAGCTCGGGGTCGTCGACGCCGAACTGAACGAGGCGCTCGCCGACGAGCGCGCGGTCATACGACGCCTCGCGCACGAGTTGTTCATCGCCCAGTCGGAACTCGCGGCCGCGCCGGGGGCGAAGCGCGCGAGCCCCCGCATCGAGTCTCGGCACGTCGCCCGTCTCGAGTCGGACATCGACCGCTTCGCGGAGAAGTATCCCGAGCTGCGCTCGTTCGTGCTCCCGCGTGGTGCCCGGCCCGCCGCCGAACTCCATGTCGCGCGCACGATCGCGCGCCGCGCCGAGCGCGAGCTCTGGGCGCTCCACCGCT from Thermoplasmata archaeon harbors:
- a CDS encoding cob(I)yrinic acid a,c-diamide adenosyltransferase translates to MATGVESIARLYTRTGDRGTTGLAGGARVDKDSARIRAYGTFDELGAQLGVVDAELNEALADERAVIRRLAHELFIAQSELAAAPGAKRASPRIESRHVARLESDIDRFAEKYPELRSFVLPRGARPAAELHVARTIARRAERELWALHRSEPQRSELLQWSNRISDLLFALALAANHALGVSEVAPDYST